From Candidatus Schekmanbacteria bacterium RIFCSPLOWO2_02_FULL_38_14:
ATTGGGGCTATTAAAAGAAATCTAAAAATCTGGTCAAATAAGAGAAATACTATTCTTGATGATTTTTTGGGAACAGATGCATGGCGTAATTTGATAAAAGGATTACCTAACAATCAAATCTTTAAAACAATAATTGATGTTTTTAAAGCACAATTAAAATCAATTGATTATCCAGAAGAAGGGTTGAAACTGCTGGCTTCAGATAAAGATATTTACGCAGGATTGCCAACTGTACCAGTTAAAAATAGTAGGGAAGTTGATTTATATGTTTTGATTCTTGCAGCAAAACATCCTCTTGGACAAAGAATCTGGAATAGTATTATTAAAACTACCCCAGATGGACAAAAAAACTTATTCTAAAAAATATGAAAAGCATTATAAGAAAATCCTTACTTTATAAAAGTGAAGTAGAATATGCTGACTTTTCTTTAAATCATGTTGAAGGTTGTTCGCATGGATGTAAATATCCTTGTTATGCCTATATGATGAAAAAAAGATGTGGTATTGTGAAAACCTATGAAGAATGGTGCCAACCTAAAATTGTTTCTAATGCGTCAGAACTTTTGGACAATGAAATTCCTAAATATAGAGATAAAATAAAATATGTTCACTTATGCTTTTCTACTGACCCATTTATGTATGAACAAGAACAAGTATGCGAACTAAGCTTAAAAATTATTAATAAGCTTAATACAAATAAAATTCGATGCACCGTATTGACAAAAGGAGTCCTTCCAAATGAGCTTGCTAAAGGGAATGGATTTAGCAAGAATAATGAATACGGTATTACATTAGTTTCTCTAGATGAAGATTTCAGGAAAGAGTTTGAACCAAATTCAGCTAATTTTAAAGATAGACTTTCCTCGCTAAAATATTTACATGAAAAAGGGTTTAAAACTTGGGTTAGCATGGAACCATATCCTACTCCAAATTTAATACAACAGGATTTAATTAAAATATTAGAGGCTATATCATTTGTGGATAAAATTATCTTTGGCAGGCTGAATTATAATATCCAAACCTCCGGGTTTAAATATACTAAGGAATTTTATAATAGCCTTACATCATTGGTTATTAAATTCTGCAAAAAAAATAAAATTGATTATCATATTAAACGAGGGACATTGATAGAAAATACATGTAATCATTNNNNNNNNNNNNNNNNNNNNNNTTTTAACCCTACGCTTAGTCTTTATCTTAATATCTGTTTTTATCTTTGATTGCTCTTCTCGAATGCGTTCCAGCAACACCGATGCCGGCTCGTCATTTGGGTCTTGCGGCACGAGCTCACCACGAAAGGTTTTGGCAAGGATGGACTGTGTAAGCCGGTCCACAAAAGCCTTTGCTTTCTTGTACCGCTCTTCAATCTCATCAGCTTTTTCGAAGAGTTCCTTCAGCCTCCGGACAATTTCCTGCTGTTCTTCAAGCGGAGGCAAATGCACCACAATCTTTCGAATAGTTTTCATAGAGAGACTGGGCTGGGCGGTCGCTTTTATCCAAGAGGTCGTATAGAAAAACCCGATGGGTGATTGAAGATAGAGCAAAAGATAATGAGAGTTCGCCCCGTCCACGTCAATTTTCGCGACGTTGGGCGCAAGATGCCAACGTCCTTTCTTAGGCGCCATACAAACATTACCAGTTCCAGCACCGATGAAAACCATCAAGATTTCCCGTCCGTGTAGCTGTGAACGATCCAGAAAATTGGAAACGTCCTTCATGATGTATTTTAGGTTTTCCGGAACAAATCTACCCATCTGGACATTCTGTGCTCTCACAACCGGCACGTCACCTTGGTCAAGAAGTGTGATATGTTTAGTATATTCAAACCCCGCCAACTTTGTTACATGTGCAAGGAAATCCACGTTTGTAACCGTCCATGTCTCAGGTAAGTCAACATCTGCTGATTCAACTGAAGGTGGCTCGTCTGGAAATATCTTGCGGGGCTTGCGATTCCCTTCGCGCGAAGACGCGCGTAGCGCCGTTTCATAGGCTGTTCGTCTTCTCTCCGTGATTGAAGCCAAGAGTTTAATTGCAGGCTCGATGATCGGGTTCTTCTCCCTCCAATCCGCAGTCAATCTTCCTGAACATGCAGCGGCGAGGACTGACTGGCGGAAGCGTTTGAGGATAAGCGGAATTTTTTCAAGCCGCTCTTTGCAGGCATCTACTTTGTGCAAAAGCTTTTCCAGTTTTGCCACAATGCGGCGTTGTTCATTAAAAGGAGGAAATGGCACTTCTGTATTTGGAGCAAAAGAAAGATTTATTCCACCTTGTGCGGAACCTTGAAAATTTTCTAATATTCTTTCTTGTCCTTCTTTTGACGTAAGGAATCTAAACAAAAATTTTGGTTCAATGAATTTTGAAGGGCGACAAATAAAAACATGCTCATTAACCACTGCATCCTTGAAAGGAAAATATTCATCGACAAAAGCTGTTTTTCCTGTTGTAGCACCATCCTTGACAATAAGAATATCATCTTTCTGGATACGCCCTTTATTCATATTATTAGCAAATTCCTTAGGGACATATTTAATTGAAGTAAAATCGAAGGTACCTTTGTATGTTAAGTGCTCTCCTCCAATACTTGGAATACCATTTGGAATACCTCTAACGCCTCCTCTTGGCCTTGAACCCGATTCCAGTGAGATTAATAAATTTTCTAAAGGAGTTGTTGTCCATTTTTTAAATGTAGAACTCATTCAGGACTCTCCATTTACTTCTATCAACTGAAGTATTTCCTTCAGATCATCCACCGTTGCTTTAAGTTCAGTAATTGCCTCGCTTGCCAAGTCCTGCGGGTCAGGCAAATTATTTGCATCCTCAACAGAATCATCTTTTAGCCATGTAATATCAAGTTTGTAATCACGCTCTTTTATATCGCTGATGTGGAATTTTCTGAACCTGCCTTCTTCTCTCAAATCTTTTCTTTTGCTCTGACCATTAGGATCTTTGCCATAACACTCTTCAAATTCAGAAAAATGCTTTGAAGAGAGTGGGCGGTCTTTTTTTGTTATTCCCGGTACATTGGAGCGGGCATCAAATATCCAGACATTTTCAGTAGGCAAGCCTTTCTGAAAGAAAATTACATTTGCCTTTACTCCCTGACTGTATGGAGTGAAAGTCCCGCGGGGAAGACGTAAAACAGTATGAAGATTACAGTCCTGCATCAGGATTTCAAAAACCTCACCAGCCTTATCTTCAAAGAGGCAATTATCAGGAAGAACTATTCCGGCTCTGCCACCGCGCTTGAGAATATTCATTACATGCTGAACAAAGTTTAGCTGTTTGTTGCTTGTTGCAATGGTAAAGTCTTCACGCTCCGGAGCCTGGTTTGCGCCCTTTGTTCCAAAAGGCGGATTTGTCAGAACACAATTATATCGTTCTCCACGTTCAGGCTCGTATATGGAATCCCCTAAATAAATTTTTGATTCAAGGCCATGGAGGAAGAGATTCATTAATGATAATCTTCTTGGACGGGAGACCAGTTCCTGTCCATAATAGGTTGAGGTCTTAATCCGCTTAATGTCTTTCCGTTCAAGCGCGCCTTTTGTAATATTTAAAAGCCATTCATAACTTCTCATCAGAAACCCGCCTGTACCGCAAGCAGGGTCGCAGATTGTAAAGTCCGGGTTGATTCTTGGGTCGGGTTTCATGACGCGGACAATGGAATCAATGAGAACTCTTGGGGTAAAATATTGTCCCGCTCCTTTTTTGCCTTCACTGGCTGCTTTTTCAAGTAGTCCTTCAAAGGCTGCGCCTTTTATATCAACATCCATAGCAGACCATTCTTCTTCATCAATCATGGCTATTAATCGCTTAAGATTAACCGGATTGTTAAAGCGGGGAACGGATTGAGCAAAGATGTCTCCAAGCAATCCCGGTTTTTCTCTTAATTTTCTTAAAATATCAGAATAATGGTCAAGCAAGTCTGTTCCGCTTTCTTTTTTCAGGCTTTCCCATGTACAGTCTTTGGGTATTTCAACACCCCTCTCATCTGCCATTTTTAAAAAGAGCAGATATGTGAGCTGTTCAATATAATCGCCATAGTCAACTCCATCATGGCGGAGAGTGTGGCAAAATCCCCAAAGCTTATTTACAACATCAGACATATTTTTTCCCTTTCCTGTGCTGCAACTGAATAATTTATTTCAGCAATCAGTGGTTCAAGCTTATCTTTAAATATTTTCTCCGCTTTGCTTTTACCTCCACGCTGTTCAAAAATAGGAGCATAGTCAAAATCCCCAAGTTCAATTGTAAGATTCTTTATAAGATGCTCCTGAATAAGACCTAACCAGTTTAGTTGCTCTTCATTAAAAGATTTTCCAGCCTTTACTTTTTCCATAGCTTCTGTGATTCTTTCCTCTGCTGTAAATATTGGTTCCTCTTTTTTTGCAGCATGTTTTACCATCGAGATAATGTCCGCAAGGGCTTTGTTATAGACAAGCTTATGTGCCTTTTGAAGCTCCTTTTCAGGGAATTTATTCAAAGAAAGTTTTTTACGAAGTTCATTGAGCGCATCTGTTTTCCATTCTTTAGGTCTTTCCAGTAAAATCTTAATCGCTTCAATATGCTCAGGATTTTCTTTTACAAATCTGGCAAAGGAATCAAGGTAGTCTTCTGGCTTTTGTCCATACGGTCCAAAATGTTCAATAATCTCTGAAGAGACTTCATCCGGAACATTATAGCCAACAATAAACTTCTTTTGCGCCCTCGGATAATTAATCAGCAAATCCTGAAAATCCTTGTTTCGTAGCAGATTCATTGTATTGGTAAAGTCATTCCTGATATTTTCAGTAAGCTTACCTGCAAATTTCCCTATATCTCCATCAGGAATAAAATTGGCAAATTTTGCTATTGCCTCGCCACTCATACTTCTCTCTATCCGGCGCAATCGCTTGACCAGAACTTTCGTATAATATTCCCTGTCTACATTCTGATAAATAT
This genomic window contains:
- a CDS encoding restriction endonuclease subunit S — encoded protein: MSDVVNKLWGFCHTLRHDGVDYGDYIEQLTYLLFLKMADERGVEIPKDCTWESLKKESGTDLLDHYSDILRKLREKPGLLGDIFAQSVPRFNNPVNLKRLIAMIDEEEWSAMDVDIKGAAFEGLLEKAASEGKKGAGQYFTPRVLIDSIVRVMKPDPRINPDFTICDPACGTGGFLMRSYEWLLNITKGALERKDIKRIKTSTYYGQELVSRPRRLSLMNLFLHGLESKIYLGDSIYEPERGERYNCVLTNPPFGTKGANQAPEREDFTIATSNKQLNFVQHVMNILKRGGRAGIVLPDNCLFEDKAGEVFEILMQDCNLHTVLRLPRGTFTPYSQGVKANVIFFQKGLPTENVWIFDARSNVPGITKKDRPLSSKHFSEFEECYGKDPNGQSKRKDLREEGRFRKFHISDIKERDYKLDITWLKDDSVEDANNLPDPQDLASEAITELKATVDDLKEILQLIEVNGES